Proteins encoded in a region of the Thunnus thynnus chromosome 8, fThuThy2.1, whole genome shotgun sequence genome:
- the mknk2b gene encoding MAP kinase-interacting serine/threonine-protein kinase 2b: MVQNKITEVTGFHRSFKGQNPFESDDFTKNGSHLIDSTFNFDSSPRHDMPSSQPIDIPDAKKRNKKKKRCRATDSFSGRFEDVYRLQEEVLGEGAYARVQTCINLITNKEYAVKIIEKRPGHSRSRVFREVEMLYQCQGHSNILELVEFFEEEDKFYLVFEKLRGGSILAHIHKRRHFSEQEASVVVQDIASALDFLHNKGMAHRDLKPENILCESADKISPVKICDFDLGSGIKLNSDSSPISTPELLTPCGSAEYMAPEVVEAFSEEATIYDKRCDLWSLGVILYIMLSGYPPFVGRCGGDCGWELGEPCHTCQNTLFESIQEGKYEFPEKDWAHISSSAKDLISKLLVRDAKNRLSASQVLQHPWVQGGISDTLPTSILHQRTSNARDLTFFADKAMAVNRQLAEQDGMEEQQQQETPFVVTAAGSSMRLSPPSNSKLARRRQRGSQPKGGPVSAAELRQLLAPLVIVGDCA, encoded by the exons ATGGTGCAAAATAAGATCACCGAAGTCACTGGTTTCCATCGCTCTTTCAAG GGCCAAAATCCCTTTGAGTCAGATGACTTCACTAAAAATGGATCCCATCTTATTGATTCAACATTTAATTTTGATTCTTCCCCAAGACACG ACATGCCCTCCAGCCAGCCTATTGACATCCCCGATgccaagaagagaaacaagaagaaaaagcgTTGCCGGGCAACTGACAGTTTCTCTGGACGATTCGAGG ATGTCTATAGACTTCAGGAAGAGGTACTAGGAGAGGGCGCCTATGCTAGGGTGCAAACATGCATCAACCTCATCACCAACAAAGAGTATGCTGTCAAG ATCATTGAGAAAAGACCAGGTCACAGCCGCAGCCGTGTCTTCCGTGAGGTTGAGATGCTCTATCAGTGCCAGGGACACAG tAACATCCTGGAGCTGGTGGAGTTCTTTGAAGAGGAAGACAAATTCTACCTGGTGTTTGAGAAGCTTAGAGGAG GGTCCATCTTGGCACACATTCACAAGAGACGGCACTTCAGTGAGCAGGAAGCCAGTGTTGTCGTGCAGGACATTGCCAGCGCTCTGGATTTCCTGCATAACAAAG gaatGGCACACAGGGACCTGAAGCCTGAAAACATCCTCTGTGAGAGTGCAGACAAG ATTTCACCTGTCAAGATTTGTGACTTTGACTTGGGCAGTGGGATCAAGCTGAACAGTGACAGCTCACCCATCTCCACCCCTGAGCTCCTAACTCCT TGTGGCTCTGCAGAATATATGGCACCTGAGGTGGTTGAGGCCTTCAGTGAGGAGGCCACAATTTACGACAAGCGCTGTGACCTGTGGAGCCTTGGAGTCATCCTCTACATCATGTTGAGTGGCTATCCACCCTTTGTAGGCCGCTGTGGCGGTGACTGTGGCTGGGAACTAGGGGAGCCCTGCCACACCTGCCAG AACACTTTGTTTGAGAGTATCCAGGAAGGAAAATACGAGTTTCCAGAGAAAGACTGGGCTCACATCTCCTCAAGTGCCAAAGACCTTATATCCAAACTTCTGGTGCGGGACGCCAAAAACCGCCTGAGTGCTAGCCAGGTGCTACAACACCCCTGGGTGCAAGGG gGTATATCTGACACTTTGCCAACATCTATCTTGCATCAAAG AACCAGCAATGCCAGGGATCTGACATTCTTTGCTGACAAAGCCATGGCCGTGAACCGGCAGCTGGCTGAACAGGATGGCATggaagaacagcagcagcaggaaaccCCGTTTGTTGTTACCGCTGCTGGCTCTTCTATGcgcctctctcctccttccaaCTCCAAGCTGGCCAGGCGCAGGCAGCGAGGCAGCCAACCCAAGGGAGGGCCAGTCTCTGCTGCTGAGCTTCGTCAGCTCTTGGCCCCTCTCGTTATTGTGGGAGATTGTGCCTGA